The Maridesulfovibrio sp. genomic sequence GTCGCCATAATCGAGAAGCCGCCGTCCGCAGAACTTCGTCCCGGCCAGAAGGACGAAGACTCCCTGCCTCCCTATGATGTTCTTGACCGCATCATAGAACTGCGTGTTGAGGGACACAAAGCGGAGAGTGAAATTATCGCCGAGACCGGGTTTGATCCTGAAACCGTGCAGCATGTTCTGCGTTTGATCAGGATTTCAGAATTCAAGCGTAAGCAGGCCGCTCCGGGGCTTAAAATCACCTCCCGGGCTTTTGGTACCGGTTGGCGGATGCCTATTGCCTGTCGTTTTACCGGCTAGAAATTGTCAGGCAGGCGGCGGGATTCCTATTGACTGTCAGATTCAGCCCATCAAGTTCATATTCGCGGATTTGATGGGCTTTTTCATACTTCATCGGTAGCGTCTTCCATCATTTCTGCACATATCTGCAGCCATTCCGGAAGCTTGGCGCTAAAGTTGTTCTGCTCCAGCCAGTCTGCTGAAAGCAGGTGCGGGGTGTAATCGTTATTGCTGACCCTGAGTTCATGATCAAATGAGTTGGCTACGTGAACAGCCACAGCAGGGCTTAAATCTATACTTCCAAGCCGTTGCGGTTTGTGGTGGCAGTAGATGGCCTCAATCACGTCTTCATCAAATCCCCATATGGCCAGCAGGTAGGCCCCTACCTCTGCGTGGGTAAAACCGAGAATATCCTTTTCCGCTTCCTGAACGGTAATATCGGTTTCTTGCACTATGCTCAGGATGGTGGAGTACTCTTCGGTGTAGGACGTGGAGAGCACCAGTTTGCCGATGTCGTGCAGGAATCCGGCCAGGAATGTGTGTTCGGCCAGTTCGTTGCTACCGCCTTCGGCTTTAATAATGGCTCGGGCCATAAGTGCCGTGTACTGGCAGTGGCGTCCCAGTTTTTCAATTGAAAAATCTATTTTTTTCGATTCCCTGAGGTTGAAAAGGTGTATACCGAGGACCAGCCCTTTAAGATTGTCCAGCCCCAGCAGGGTCACTGCCTGTTCCGGGTTGGTTACTCTGGAATAAAGCCCGAAGAATGGTGAGTTCACCAGCTTAAGCAGTCCGGCGGTCATACTCATATCTTCTCCGATAAGCTTGCCGATATTGCTGATCATCACATCGTCTTTGCTTAACTCCCGCTCCAGTTGTACGAAAAGGTCCGGCATGGTGGGCAGTTCTTCAATGGATGCAATGCCTTTTGCTGCCCGTTCGTTAAGAAATACGTGTTTCAAGCGCAGGCCTTTCTTGATTTTACCCAGCAGTTCCGATTCGGTATACGGTTTGGTGATGAACTGGTGGGCATATTTGACAAATTTCAGGCAGTTTTCGGAGTTGATTGATTCTGAAATGATGAACCGTATGCTTCCCGGTTGGCGGTTTTTAATTTCTTCCAGAAGCTCGTCGTCTTTAAAACCGTCAATTTTAAAGTCCATGGCAATGATGTCAAAAGGGCGGGTTCTGAGCAGATCCATAATTTCTTCTTTGGTGGAAGCATAATAAACCTGCCAGCGCTTTTTCATGGAGGCCATGCTTTTATCAAGCGCTTCAAGCTGTGCTGTGTCACGATCAATAAACAAGATATTTTTTGAGTAGCCCATTGTCATCTCCGGAAATATGAAATGTATTTGAAAGTGAAGTGGATTGTCCCTTTTTTTTATAATTTCAGCGTATCACGGTAAATTGTTTTTTGAAAATAAAAACCCCGTTTCGGATTGCCTTTACAGCATACCTGAAACGGGGATTTGTTGTGTATTGATGTGTTGAGCTATTTTTTTATCAGCAGGTAAGGACGGTCAGAGATAAATTGCTCATGGACCACGGTGATGTCTTCAGGACGGTTCTCCCAGCGGTCATAATATTTTTTCTGCATAACCAGAATGACGTTGTCTTTTTCTGCAAGGATTTTTTCTATTTCAGCAAGGTCGCTGGTCTCGTGTATATTGGTTCCGGCATAGTATGAAAAAATACCGGAATATATTTTGTGGGCCAGCGGATAACTGCCTTCAGCAACGTATTCCTTCATTATTTCGCCTGTCTGACGGGGGCTCATTAGCGGATCAAGAGAGGGCAGGGTCTGCAGGGCCAACGGTTGCAGCCAGATGACCATGGCTGCGGTCATGACCAGAAGCCCCTTATAGGCGCCGCATTCTTTGACCTTGAGCAGGGCCAAGCCGGCCAGTCCCATGATCAGTACGGTAAAGGAAAGTCCCTGCAAGGTGATGTCGAAAGGAATAAGAACTTCTGCAAAAGGTGCGCCCACTGCGAGAAGTAGGTAAAATCCGGCTATGGCGGTCCAGAGTCTTTTGGAGTTGAGGACCGGCTCCTGTCCGTCTTCACCCAGCAGGCCGCGTGCGGTCAGCATGGCAAGGGGGGCGAAAAGCGGCAGGATGTAGATAAGTACCTTGATGCTCAAGCAGGTGAGCAGCACAAAACCGCTGATGAACATGATCCATGCCCAGTCGCGACCTTCATTGAGATTCTTTTTACGGTCGGCGGTAACAGCCTTCCAGTGCTTGATGCTGAAGATCTTTTTTACAGGCGCGGCAAAGATGGCCAAAGTCCACGGCAGCCATGCCAGCGGGAAAGCGATAAGATAGTATTGGAAAGGTTCCTCGTGATGAAAGGAACTGACCGCGCGCTGGTAGATCTGTTTGTAAAAGATATTGTGGATGAAAGAAGAACCGTCGACGATAAGTGCGCCTACGACCCATGCTGCAAGTATTGCCAGCAGGATACCCAGTCCTTTAAGCAGATTTTTGTCACGCAGGAGTTTGAGTTTACCTTTCCAGATCAGGAAACAGGCTGCTGTGAGCAGAGGGAAAATCAGGCCCAGCGGTCCCTTGGTAAGGGTGGCGATACCCATGAATCCGAAGGCCCGTAGAAAATGTTTTCCAGATTCCCTGTCTCGGAATCCCTTGAATAAGCAGATATTGGCCCAGAGGATGAATCCGCCGAAGAGCAGGTCCATACGTGAATAATGGGCAATGCCGATAAAAAAGATATTGCTCAGCAGTACCAGTCCGGCGGCGAGTGAAGTCTTACGTCCACAGCCGAGGGTGCGGGCAAAACTTACCGTGGAAAAAAGGAAAAATGCTGCCGAAAGAGCTGATCCGAGGAAGAAGATGCTGCTTCCCTCTGCCGGGGTCAGGGTGTCTATAAGTGACAGGAACCAGAAATATACCGGCGGTTTGTCCGGGTAGGCTACACCATTAAGGTACATGACCAGCCAGTGTCCGGCATCCTTCATCTGATAGTATACATCGGCGTAGCGGACTTCATCGGAAAACCAGAGGGACCGGTAGTCCATGGTGAAGATGGATTGCAAAAAGAGAATGAACAGGACGCTCAGCCATGGGTTGGCTTCCATAATGTCCCATATGAATGGTCTTTTTTCATAGCGCATAGGCTAGTCCTCTTTGGAAAAAAGGTGAATGGCGAATCCGGCCACAGATCCCAGCATCCAGCCGCAGAAAACGTCACTGGGATGGTGCCAATTCAAATAGATACGGCTGAAGGCCACGGCTGCGGCAAAAATGCCCAGCCCAATAGTCAGCAGCAGGTTTCGGTAACGCAGTATGAGGGGCAGGCTGGCCCCGTAAATCTCACATGTATGGCCCGAAGGCATGGAATGGTAAACTCCCTTGGTGGAAAAAGGCTCGAAAAAAGGGCCTTCACCGGGGCGGGGTTTACCTATTGCGATCTTCAGGAAACGCACGGTTATCAGGCTTACCGCCAGTTGGACACCCAGAAAGACAAGGGCGAAACGTAATTTGGACTTGTCGGTTTTGCGCTGTTTTATGCCCATGACCAGAAACCAGAGATAGATTGGGTAAAAACAGGCATTACCCCAGTCGGTCATAATCCGGGCAAGTGATTTCATATCCGGATGGGCCTGTGCATGGGCCTTGAAAAAGGCCAGTACTTCCGCTTCGCTCCCGAAGTTGAAATAAAGTGTCGCGAATATGATCATCAGGGGCAGGGAGCCCAGAAAATAATGGCAGAGGGTCAGGTTTCTATGAATGAACGAATTCAATTACCTACTCCCCGTCATCACCGGAATTTTCCTCTTTGGGAGGCCTGTCTTCCGGGTGCTTGTCCGTGGTGAATTTGTACCATGTTTCCTTATCCGTATTCAATTCTTCAAGTACTTCGGAAAGATTTTTACCTTCCTTTTTCCAGTACTTGTATTCGTGATCCGGACAGGAAAAGGGGATAACCAGTGTGCCGTCTTCCATAAGGTAGGGCATGTCTTGCTTATTATCACTCATGGGCACGGTTTACACGCTGACGGGGGAGGATTCAAGGGATTCTTTGATGGATTTTTTTAAAAGGAGTGAGACATAATCAGGTGAATTTGCCATAAAAAAATGATTCAGGTAGTCAGTCTATATGCATAAAACATTACATTCTATGCCAGACAGCTTATGCGGGAATATGTTTTGGAATACAATTTGATTAAAAGTCTTGATGATATTGAATATGGAGCAACTCTCCTGATTTACGGAACAGGGGAAGCTGCGCAGGAATTGTTTGTAGCATTAAGGAAAAAGAGACCTGAT encodes the following:
- a CDS encoding response regulator, with amino-acid sequence MGYSKNILFIDRDTAQLEALDKSMASMKKRWQVYYASTKEEIMDLLRTRPFDIIAMDFKIDGFKDDELLEEIKNRQPGSIRFIISESINSENCLKFVKYAHQFITKPYTESELLGKIKKGLRLKHVFLNERAAKGIASIEELPTMPDLFVQLERELSKDDVMISNIGKLIGEDMSMTAGLLKLVNSPFFGLYSRVTNPEQAVTLLGLDNLKGLVLGIHLFNLRESKKIDFSIEKLGRHCQYTALMARAIIKAEGGSNELAEHTFLAGFLHDIGKLVLSTSYTEEYSTILSIVQETDITVQEAEKDILGFTHAEVGAYLLAIWGFDEDVIEAIYCHHKPQRLGSIDLSPAVAVHVANSFDHELRVSNNDYTPHLLSADWLEQNNFSAKLPEWLQICAEMMEDATDEV
- a CDS encoding glycosyl transferase; its protein translation is MRYEKRPFIWDIMEANPWLSVLFILFLQSIFTMDYRSLWFSDEVRYADVYYQMKDAGHWLVMYLNGVAYPDKPPVYFWFLSLIDTLTPAEGSSIFFLGSALSAAFFLFSTVSFARTLGCGRKTSLAAGLVLLSNIFFIGIAHYSRMDLLFGGFILWANICLFKGFRDRESGKHFLRAFGFMGIATLTKGPLGLIFPLLTAACFLIWKGKLKLLRDKNLLKGLGILLAILAAWVVGALIVDGSSFIHNIFYKQIYQRAVSSFHHEEPFQYYLIAFPLAWLPWTLAIFAAPVKKIFSIKHWKAVTADRKKNLNEGRDWAWIMFISGFVLLTCLSIKVLIYILPLFAPLAMLTARGLLGEDGQEPVLNSKRLWTAIAGFYLLLAVGAPFAEVLIPFDITLQGLSFTVLIMGLAGLALLKVKECGAYKGLLVMTAAMVIWLQPLALQTLPSLDPLMSPRQTGEIMKEYVAEGSYPLAHKIYSGIFSYYAGTNIHETSDLAEIEKILAEKDNVILVMQKKYYDRWENRPEDITVVHEQFISDRPYLLIKK
- a CDS encoding phosphatase PAP2 family protein, which codes for MNSFIHRNLTLCHYFLGSLPLMIIFATLYFNFGSEAEVLAFFKAHAQAHPDMKSLARIMTDWGNACFYPIYLWFLVMGIKQRKTDKSKLRFALVFLGVQLAVSLITVRFLKIAIGKPRPGEGPFFEPFSTKGVYHSMPSGHTCEIYGASLPLILRYRNLLLTIGLGIFAAAVAFSRIYLNWHHPSDVFCGWMLGSVAGFAIHLFSKED